A region from the Mesorhizobium sp. J8 genome encodes:
- a CDS encoding amino acid ABC transporter permease, with protein MEMVVVAPPAPGRLEDLKRRFFATPLQALLSLISLTIMALIVWKLLDWAVFSAVFTTTGGPEACQAAAGACWSVIAARWRIILFGLYPFEEQWRSALACVSVVIMTVLSCMPAFWTGRRIALVWGAGTGLYYVLMKGGVLGLPYVGEEAWGGLALTLFIFVTTCLIGFPLAICLALLRRSDLPWISRTTGLIIDGVRSLPLISILFMFAVVLPFALPQWLQGDKLYRVILGSALFFSAYQAEIVRGGMQGVPAGQEEAAMALGMSYWQRIGRILLPQAMRNALPATINQFVISFKETSLVVIVGFFEILASGNAAYGTGEWRFAYVEVYAFIAFIYFVFVFSLSRYGAYLERRMAVGER; from the coding sequence ATGGAGATGGTCGTTGTCGCTCCCCCTGCCCCCGGCAGGCTCGAAGACCTGAAGCGCCGCTTCTTCGCGACACCGCTTCAGGCGTTGCTGTCGCTGATATCCCTGACGATCATGGCCCTCATCGTCTGGAAGCTGCTCGACTGGGCCGTCTTCTCGGCCGTGTTCACCACGACCGGCGGGCCCGAGGCCTGCCAGGCGGCGGCCGGCGCCTGCTGGTCGGTCATCGCCGCGCGGTGGCGCATCATCCTGTTCGGCCTCTATCCCTTCGAGGAGCAATGGCGCTCCGCGCTCGCCTGCGTCAGCGTGGTGATCATGACGGTGCTGAGCTGCATGCCTGCCTTCTGGACCGGCCGCCGCATCGCCCTCGTCTGGGGCGCGGGAACAGGCCTCTACTACGTGCTGATGAAGGGCGGCGTGCTCGGCCTGCCCTATGTCGGCGAGGAGGCCTGGGGCGGGCTGGCGCTCACCCTCTTCATCTTCGTCACCACCTGCCTGATCGGCTTCCCGCTGGCGATCTGTCTGGCACTGCTGCGCCGCTCGGACCTGCCCTGGATATCGCGCACCACCGGTCTCATCATCGACGGGGTCCGCTCGCTGCCGCTGATCTCGATCCTGTTCATGTTTGCAGTCGTCCTGCCTTTCGCCCTGCCGCAGTGGCTGCAGGGCGACAAGCTCTACCGGGTGATCCTGGGCTCCGCCCTGTTCTTCTCCGCGTATCAGGCCGAGATCGTGCGCGGCGGCATGCAGGGTGTTCCCGCAGGACAGGAAGAAGCCGCCATGGCGCTCGGCATGAGCTATTGGCAGCGCATCGGCCGCATCCTCCTGCCGCAGGCGATGCGCAACGCGTTGCCGGCGACCATCAACCAGTTCGTCATCTCGTTCAAGGAGACCTCGCTGGTGGTGATCGTCGGCTTCTTCGAGATCCTGGCCTCCGGCAACGCCGCCTACGGCACCGGCGAATGGCGCTTCGCCTATGTCGAGGTCTATGCCTTCATCGCCTTCATCTATTTCGTCTTCGTCTTCAGCCTGTCCCGCTACGGCGCTTACCTCGAGCGCCGCATGGCGGTCGGCGAACGGTAG
- a CDS encoding LysR substrate-binding domain-containing protein: MTGKLRLPSLNALRVFHAVVQHKSFRQAADELLVTPQAVGQQIKLLEDTLQVTLFERKGRSIELTESAILLSHYVKAGFDEFSEGVRRVTKSNYRDRINLNASPYFATHYLLPRLSLFREILPGADLRLTTMVDLPDFGRDDIDMTVQWGYGNWPDYEVTLLVPDPKIICCTPAIGEKISSARDLTKFTLLDTVKSKRLWPDILRHLGVELSDGDRSISFDDAATMRRATLQGIGVGLVSVIDAEEDFRSGALVAPIGRDAIADMKPEEVPGFYLVVPRGHLRVKAVAALHRWLAQQDWRSDLKISPPKPTPLSD, encoded by the coding sequence ATGACCGGCAAGCTTCGCCTTCCCTCGCTCAACGCATTGCGCGTCTTCCACGCGGTCGTGCAGCACAAGAGCTTCCGACAGGCGGCGGATGAGCTCTTGGTGACGCCGCAAGCGGTCGGCCAGCAGATCAAGCTCCTGGAGGACACGCTGCAGGTGACGCTGTTCGAACGCAAGGGCCGATCGATCGAACTGACCGAGTCGGCGATCCTGCTCTCGCACTACGTCAAAGCCGGCTTCGACGAATTCTCCGAAGGCGTGCGACGCGTCACCAAGTCGAACTACCGCGACCGCATCAACCTCAACGCCAGCCCCTATTTCGCCACGCATTATCTGCTGCCGAGGCTTTCGCTTTTCCGCGAGATCCTGCCGGGCGCGGACCTTCGCCTGACCACGATGGTCGACCTGCCCGACTTCGGCCGCGACGACATCGACATGACCGTGCAGTGGGGCTACGGCAACTGGCCCGACTACGAAGTCACGCTGCTGGTGCCGGACCCGAAAATCATCTGCTGCACGCCGGCGATCGGCGAGAAGATCAGCTCGGCGCGAGACCTGACGAAATTCACGCTGCTCGACACGGTCAAATCGAAGCGCCTATGGCCGGACATCTTGCGGCACCTCGGCGTCGAGCTGTCTGACGGCGACCGCAGCATCAGCTTCGACGACGCGGCGACCATGCGCCGGGCGACCCTGCAAGGCATCGGCGTCGGCCTGGTGTCCGTCATCGACGCCGAGGAGGATTTCCGCTCCGGCGCGCTGGTCGCACCGATCGGCCGGGATGCCATTGCCGACATGAAGCCGGAGGAAGTTCCCGGCTTTTACCTCGTCGTCCCGCGCGGGCATCTGCGCGTGAAGGCAGTGGCCGCGCTTCATCGCTGGCTCGCCCAGCAGGATTGGCGAAGCGATCTCAAGATTTCCCCACCGAAACCGACCCCGCTCTCCGACTAG
- a CDS encoding amino acid ABC transporter substrate-binding protein: MKMIKWGAAAMALGLVHMAAPAEAAGGKTLETVKARGVLNCTGHDGSYLGFAEVDDKGNWKGMDIDLCKAVATAVFGDPAKLKVVPISWAQRWPSLQSGDVDIIIKASGGTLSRDTELGLQFSNSYYLGTTKVMAHKELNLKSLKDANGGTICIPAGTSQEQQVAAYAQKLGIKLEPVLIEKTEELEQAYFSGRCDLYAQWGPTLAIARIAKSKVEDHVILPDVLAVEPEVMIMRQGDDNWVDIANWTLSTLIFAEQEGITSKNVDEIKAKPTSPQVAKFLGVTPGMGKGLGLSDDWAYNVIKKVGNYSEIFERDLGKDSPYKMDRELTNLWNNGGVLFPLVID, encoded by the coding sequence ATGAAAATGATCAAATGGGGGGCCGCGGCCATGGCCCTGGGCCTCGTTCATATGGCTGCGCCTGCCGAGGCCGCCGGCGGCAAGACGCTGGAGACCGTGAAGGCGCGGGGCGTGCTCAACTGCACAGGCCATGACGGCTCCTATCTCGGCTTCGCAGAGGTGGACGACAAGGGCAACTGGAAGGGCATGGACATCGACCTTTGCAAGGCGGTGGCGACCGCCGTGTTCGGCGATCCGGCGAAGCTGAAGGTCGTGCCGATCAGCTGGGCGCAGCGCTGGCCCTCGCTCCAGTCGGGCGACGTCGACATCATCATCAAGGCCTCCGGCGGCACGCTCAGCCGCGATACCGAGCTCGGCCTGCAATTCTCCAATTCCTATTATCTCGGCACGACCAAGGTGATGGCGCATAAGGAGCTCAACCTGAAGTCGCTCAAGGACGCCAATGGCGGCACGATATGCATCCCCGCCGGCACCTCGCAGGAACAGCAGGTCGCCGCGTATGCCCAGAAGCTCGGCATCAAGCTCGAGCCGGTGCTGATCGAAAAGACCGAGGAGCTCGAGCAGGCCTACTTCTCCGGCCGCTGCGATCTCTACGCGCAGTGGGGGCCGACGCTCGCCATCGCCCGCATCGCCAAGAGCAAGGTCGAGGACCATGTGATCCTGCCCGACGTGCTCGCCGTCGAGCCCGAAGTGATGATCATGCGCCAGGGCGACGACAATTGGGTCGACATCGCCAACTGGACGTTGAGCACCCTGATCTTCGCCGAGCAGGAAGGCATCACCTCCAAGAATGTCGACGAAATCAAGGCCAAGCCGACGTCGCCGCAGGTGGCGAAATTCCTCGGCGTCACGCCCGGCATGGGCAAGGGCCTCGGGCTTTCGGACGACTGGGCCTACAACGTCATCAAGAAGGTCGGCAATTACAGCGAGATCTTCGAGCGCGACCTCGGCAAGGACTCGCCCTACAAGATGGATCGCGAGCTGACCAATTTGTGGAACAATGGCGGTGTCCTGTTCCCGCTGGTGATCGATTGA
- a CDS encoding amino acid ABC transporter ATP-binding protein has product MDSTLPSGPAVHIEGLDKHYGSFHALRKINLSVGRGEKIVICGPSGSGKSTLIRCINRLEQHDSGRIAVLGTELNDDVANIDGIRREVGMVFQHFNLFPHMTVLENCMIAPMIVRKRPRAEAETTARRFLEKVRIPEQAMKFPSQLSGGQQQRVAIARALCMQPQIMLFDEPTSALDPEMIAEVLDVMVTLASEGMTMICVTHEMGFARRVADRVIFMDAGEIVEEAPPEAFFTSSRNERTRQFLSQVLGH; this is encoded by the coding sequence ATGGATTCCACGCTCCCGTCCGGCCCGGCCGTGCATATCGAAGGCCTCGACAAACATTACGGGTCGTTCCACGCGCTGCGGAAGATAAACCTCTCCGTCGGTCGCGGCGAAAAGATCGTCATCTGCGGTCCGTCAGGTTCCGGTAAATCCACTCTGATCCGCTGCATCAACCGGCTCGAACAGCATGATAGCGGCCGCATCGCCGTGCTCGGCACCGAGCTCAACGACGACGTCGCCAATATCGACGGGATCAGGCGGGAAGTCGGCATGGTGTTCCAGCACTTCAACCTGTTCCCGCATATGACGGTTCTGGAAAACTGCATGATTGCGCCGATGATCGTGCGCAAGCGGCCGCGCGCGGAAGCCGAGACGACGGCCAGACGCTTTCTGGAAAAGGTCCGAATCCCCGAGCAGGCGATGAAGTTCCCGAGCCAGCTTTCCGGCGGCCAGCAGCAGCGCGTCGCGATCGCCCGCGCGCTCTGCATGCAGCCGCAGATCATGCTGTTCGACGAGCCGACCTCGGCGCTCGACCCGGAGATGATCGCCGAGGTGCTGGACGTCATGGTGACGCTCGCTTCCGAGGGCATGACGATGATCTGCGTGACCCATGAAATGGGCTTCGCCCGCCGCGTCGCAGACCGGGTGATCTTCATGGACGCAGGCGAAATCGTCGAGGAGGCGCCGCCGGAGGCGTTCTTCACATCCTCCCGAAACGAGCGAACACGTCAGTTCCTGTCGCAGGTGCTGGGTCATTGA
- a CDS encoding ABC transporter permease subunit (The N-terminal region of this protein, as described by TIGR01726, is a three transmembrane segment that identifies a subfamily of ABC transporter permease subunits, which specificities that include histidine, arginine, glutamine, glutamate, L-cystine (sic), the opines (in Agrobacterium) octopine and nopaline, etc.), with protein MVSLLRNQKVRNALLQALYVGSLAAMVLACVMIARRNLAEQGITSGFDFLFKSTGWDVNFSLLPATANDPYWWFFLIGIVNTLFLGATGLILATIVGTIVGLARTSSNELAQLLGRTYVDIFRNIPLILQVFFWYAVITHLPTPRAAHEAFGMLLTSRGLYVPVPNVGGIAFAAAILAVIAAIALPLWLGRTSHLGQPFGERVGIQLTAAATALATAAVILALGRLPDLPLLDFPALQGLNLKGGMRIPPEFSALAIAIAIYGGSYIAEIVRGGFKAVGKGQMEAALSLGLSPWRVFTLVRLPLALRAMLPILANQYVWLMKATTMGIAVGFTDFFMIVALTINHSGQTLEAIGILMSGFLAINLSLAAVFNRINKAIALKGNQLRG; from the coding sequence ATGGTCAGCCTGCTGAGAAATCAGAAGGTCCGCAACGCGCTGTTGCAGGCCCTTTACGTCGGCTCACTCGCCGCGATGGTCCTTGCCTGCGTGATGATCGCCAGGCGCAACCTCGCCGAGCAAGGCATAACCTCCGGCTTCGACTTCCTGTTCAAGTCGACGGGCTGGGACGTGAACTTCTCGCTGCTGCCCGCCACCGCCAACGATCCCTATTGGTGGTTCTTCCTCATCGGCATCGTAAACACGCTGTTCCTCGGCGCCACCGGGCTGATCCTGGCAACGATCGTCGGCACGATCGTCGGCCTGGCGCGGACCTCGTCCAATGAGCTGGCGCAGCTGCTCGGCCGAACTTATGTCGACATCTTCCGCAACATTCCGCTGATCCTGCAGGTCTTCTTCTGGTACGCGGTGATCACGCATCTGCCGACGCCGCGCGCCGCGCATGAAGCCTTCGGCATGCTGCTGACAAGCCGCGGGCTCTATGTGCCGGTCCCCAACGTCGGCGGCATCGCGTTTGCGGCGGCGATACTTGCCGTGATCGCGGCAATCGCGCTTCCGCTCTGGCTGGGCCGGACCTCACATCTGGGTCAACCATTCGGCGAGAGGGTCGGCATTCAACTCACCGCAGCTGCGACCGCGCTGGCCACCGCTGCCGTCATCCTCGCGCTCGGCCGCCTGCCGGACTTGCCGCTGCTCGACTTCCCCGCCTTGCAGGGCCTCAATCTCAAGGGAGGCATGCGCATTCCGCCGGAGTTTTCCGCGCTGGCAATCGCGATCGCCATCTATGGCGGCTCCTACATCGCCGAGATCGTGCGCGGCGGCTTCAAGGCTGTCGGCAAGGGCCAGATGGAGGCGGCGCTCTCGCTGGGCTTGAGCCCGTGGCGCGTCTTCACCCTGGTCAGGCTGCCGCTGGCGCTGCGCGCCATGCTGCCGATCCTCGCCAACCAGTATGTCTGGCTGATGAAGGCGACGACCATGGGCATCGCGGTGGGCTTCACCGATTTCTTCATGATCGTGGCGCTGACGATCAACCACTCGGGCCAGACGCTGGAGGCGATCGGCATTCTGATGAGCGGCTTCCTCGCCATCAATCTCAGCCTCGCCGCGGTGTTCAACCGCATCAACAAGGCCATCGCCCTCAAAGGCAATCAACTGAGGGGATGA
- a CDS encoding FAD-binding oxidoreductase — translation MTDPIVALREILGPKGWLSDDDAQPYQRDWLNRYGIRPLGVARPTNTAEVTAVVKACRQAGLALVPQGGNTGLCGGAVAERPDAVIVSLSRMTAIGEPDPESGSIAVEAGVVLASLHEALEPHGLMFPMHLGAEGSARIGGLIGTNAGGSHAFRYGMMQDLVLGLEVVMADGTVWDGMRAVQKDNAGYQLRKLFCGSEGTLGIVTRAILRLYPAPKQQASALLVMSDFAAAVSFGAFLRGEAGEFLAGLEFFSDVGLTLALKHLPDLAYQLETRGDVYLLVEMASGSTRVPLDDILASALEWGMEQGLVVDGALANSGAQRAQFWRLREEQPEGQRLEGEQLKHDISVPPGAIARFIEAGAKLCHDILPGVRINPFGHLGDGNIHYNLSPPEGRADFDRKAGAFAEALAALATEMGGSFAAEHGLGRAKIAMADRNRSSSERILMAQLKRAFDPSGTMNPGVLTRIS, via the coding sequence ATGACCGACCCCATAGTCGCCTTGCGCGAGATACTCGGACCGAAAGGCTGGCTTTCGGACGATGATGCCCAACCCTACCAGCGCGATTGGCTCAACCGCTATGGCATCCGGCCCCTGGGCGTCGCCCGCCCCACCAACACCGCGGAGGTGACCGCGGTCGTCAAGGCCTGCCGGCAGGCAGGATTGGCGCTCGTGCCGCAAGGCGGCAACACAGGCCTGTGCGGCGGCGCCGTCGCCGAGCGGCCCGACGCGGTGATCGTCTCGCTGTCGCGCATGACGGCAATCGGCGAGCCGGATCCGGAGAGCGGCTCGATCGCGGTTGAGGCAGGCGTCGTGCTCGCCTCCCTCCACGAAGCGCTGGAGCCGCATGGCCTGATGTTCCCGATGCATCTGGGAGCCGAAGGCAGCGCCAGGATCGGCGGCCTGATCGGCACCAATGCCGGCGGCAGCCATGCGTTCCGGTACGGCATGATGCAGGACCTGGTCCTCGGCCTCGAGGTCGTGATGGCGGACGGCACGGTGTGGGACGGAATGCGCGCGGTGCAGAAGGACAATGCCGGCTATCAGCTGCGCAAGCTGTTCTGCGGTTCGGAAGGCACGCTCGGCATCGTGACGCGCGCGATCCTCAGGCTCTATCCCGCGCCAAAGCAGCAGGCGAGCGCGCTGCTGGTGATGTCCGACTTCGCCGCTGCCGTGTCGTTCGGCGCCTTCCTGCGTGGCGAAGCAGGAGAATTCCTGGCCGGCCTTGAATTCTTTTCGGATGTCGGCCTGACGCTCGCGCTCAAGCATCTGCCGGATCTTGCCTATCAGTTGGAGACGCGGGGCGACGTCTATCTGCTCGTCGAGATGGCGTCGGGCTCGACGCGCGTTCCCCTCGACGACATCCTGGCTTCGGCCCTGGAATGGGGCATGGAGCAAGGCCTGGTCGTCGATGGCGCGCTGGCCAATTCGGGCGCGCAGCGGGCGCAGTTCTGGCGCCTGCGCGAGGAACAACCGGAGGGGCAGCGGCTGGAAGGCGAGCAGTTGAAGCACGACATCTCCGTGCCGCCGGGCGCGATCGCGCGCTTCATCGAGGCGGGCGCGAAGCTATGCCACGACATTCTTCCGGGCGTGCGGATCAACCCGTTCGGCCATCTCGGCGACGGCAACATCCACTACAATCTGTCGCCGCCGGAGGGCCGCGCCGATTTCGATCGGAAGGCGGGGGCATTCGCCGAGGCGCTGGCCGCTTTGGCCACCGAGATGGGCGGTAGCTTCGCGGCCGAGCATGGGCTCGGCCGCGCCAAGATCGCCATGGCCGATCGGAATCGCAGTTCCAGCGAGCGCATCCTCATGGCGCAGCTCAAGCGCGCATTCGATCCGTCGGGCACGATGAACCCCGGTGTTCTGACGCGGATTTCATAG